CTTTATTGTGAGCCTTTGTTGCTCACCTTTGTTCTATGtgataataaactgaaaatcttcAGGTTTTGGATTGTTCGTTTTGAAAAAGAGGCTTTTTGATACCATCAGTTTGGGCTTTAGGAACATGTGAAAGCATGGGGTGTTTGACCTgaaatatttgtatgtgtgtgcagcgGTGCAGGAAGAGCGGCAGCGTGGAAGGGAGCGGGGGGAAAACGAGGTGGAGTCTACCAGCAGTTTCAATGAGGAAATGCCCGTGGACAAGATCCTGGACGCTGAGCTGGCTGTGGAGCCCAAAACAGAGACGTACAGCGACGGCAGCCCCAGCAACTCAGTAAGAATCCCACACACCGAGCAATGTTTTAGCCATACCGATGAATTATGGATTAGTTTTTATCATGAGGTGCTGAGGTAGTCACCTAACGGAGGGAGAAACCACTGGATGGtgaaaaatgtgctgctttATGATGTTGGCCTGATCAGTGTTGGTACCCGGCTAAAGAAAGAAGCTCTCTGTTAATTTTAAGATGAATAAAAGAATATGATCGGCCCAGAGCCAAATTACATCCAGGATAAAACTTCTAAACACTGATGCAACAGATCCATAAACtgctaaatttaatttttttcagtctctggTGTTCCTCCACCAGTGAATCGAGCTCATGATAGCCACTCGTAAGTCTTTCTTTTATAACTATGCAGTATATATTGCAGTATTTGACTTGGGGAATCGTATAAAAGTCAGAGGTCAGTAAATAATCAGTGAAGTAGACACAGTTACCAAATTATTGGGTAGACCTGTGCTATCTCATGCAATCCATTACATTAGCTCTACGATAAATCACAACACCCAAGCTCATAATATGAAACTTTGGTGCCAGAGTGTCTAAAAAACAATCGCTACATATACCTGCACAAAATATTGTGGTTTTTTGCATTCattctgaaaaagacagtattcctactaagctgtttccatggtgaatgaaaatgaatattccaccgATATACCtatttacatgcagctgtgtaATAGTGCCCTAACATATTGTTTATCAATTGTAAATATGGACAAGTGGAAAGGCTGGTGCTGCTTGGGACATTTTGCTTCTGTGCATTAAAAAGGGATTTCTTCCAATTTTACCACCGGAAGCAGACTTGTTGGAGTGTGTGAACTatgggtcgacagattatcggacGGGCCAATTATTGGGCCCAAGATTTGTCATTTTGCGGATTATCTGTATaagcattttaatttgatgatcgccgataaaattcatttattaaaaagtgcaaagaaagtgtcagcatgggaggaacttttactttataaaaccatagggagctatttttatttattaattttttatttaaattttcaccagacaaaaagttgcatttaaacaaagtctaGTGtgtagtttgttatattccaaattccaaGTATTTACAGAaagagtttcatttttattgtaaattcttatcagttccaaatatcggttatcggtctcatcaactactaataatcggtattggccctgaaaatcAGTCGAACCTTAGTGTGAACATTGCCTCCCTCTCATTGCCTATCTCTATAACTGCCCTCTTGAAAAGTTcgttttttgtatatttgtgcatatccaaaaataATGTTGATATCCAGCTTTcctaatgtttaaaagtaggtgcCATATTCCTAATAGGACCTAATTAGGAATATCCAAACAGAATTTGCTGTTTCCATGACCCgtaaaaaacctggaaaaatagtgaaatactagcgtgcatgtaaacactgtgGTCCTTTTTGAGGCTGTAATTGTGTTGTATATAAGCCTCACACGTTTTGAGAGGAAATTGATGGTTTACACTGCACCCAAAAATAGCCACAGCTGCACCTGCTCGCAAACTGCTGTTAGACACGTTTAGATGTCACTGAAGGAGCTCagttattgatttgtttttgcattcttCCTCCGTGTTCCTCTCCAGACCAACGACCCTGTCACCAATATCTGCCAGGCAGCAGACAAGCAGCTCTTCACCTTGGTGGAGTGGGCCAAAAGGATCCCGCACTTCTCCGAACTCCCCCTCGACGACCAGGTCATCCTACTACGAGCAGGTAGACACACACGACATGAATGTAGCAGATATATGCACATTTACTACTACTATTTTCAGACtagttgta
The window above is part of the Plectropomus leopardus isolate mb unplaced genomic scaffold, YSFRI_Pleo_2.0 unplaced_scaffold21190, whole genome shotgun sequence genome. Proteins encoded here:
- the LOC121965686 gene encoding retinoic acid receptor RXR-gamma-A-like, with protein sequence STDVVDSVSTGKHYGVYSCEGCKGFFKRTVRKDLTYTCRDSKECLIDKRQRNRCQYCRYQKCLAMGMKREAVQEERQRGRERGENEVESTSSFNEEMPVDKILDAELAVEPKTETYSDGSPSNSTNDPVTNICQAADKQLFTLVEWAKRIPHFSELPLDDQVILLRAGRHTRHE